A section of the Delphinus delphis chromosome 1, mDelDel1.2, whole genome shotgun sequence genome encodes:
- the RPL11 gene encoding large ribosomal subunit protein uL5 isoform X2: MAQDQGEKENPMRELRIRKLCLNICVGESGDRLTRAAKVLEQLTGQTPVFSKARYTVRSFGIRRNEKIAVHCTVRGAKAEEILEKGLKVREYELRKNNFSDTGNFGFGIQEHIDLGIKYDPSIGIYGLDFYVVLGRPGFSIADKKRRTGCIGAKHRISKEEAMRWFQQKYDGIILPGK; encoded by the exons ATGGCG CAGGATCAAGGGGAGAAGGAGAACCCCATGCGGGAACTTCGCATCCGCAAGCTCTGCCTCAACATCTGCGTGGGGGAGAGTGGAGACAGGCTGACCCGGGCAGCCAAGGTGCTGGAGCAGCTCACAGGCCAGACCCCTGTGTTCTCCAAAG CTAGATACACCGTCAGATCCTTTGGcatcagaagaaatgaaaaaattgccGTCCATTGCACAGTCCGTGGGGCCAAGGCAGAAGAAATCCTGGAGAAAGGTCTGAAG GTGCGAGAGTATGagttaagaaaaaataacttctcAGACACTGGCAACTTTGGCTTTGGAATCCAAGAACACATCGATCTGGGGATCAAATATGACCCAAGCATTGGTATCTACGGCCTGGACTTCTATGTG GTGCTGGGTAGGCCAGGTTTCAGCATCGCAGACAAGAAGCGCAGGACAGGCTGCATTGGGGCCAAACACAGAATCAGCAAAGAGGAGGCCATGCGCTGGTTCCAGCAGAAG TATGATGGGATCATCCTTCCTGGCAAGTAA
- the RPL11 gene encoding large ribosomal subunit protein uL5 isoform X1 produces MAQDQGEKENPMRELRIRKLCLNICVGESGDRLTRAAKVLEQLTGQTPVFSKARYTVRSFGIRRNEKIAVHCTVRGAKAEEILEKGLKVREYELRKNNFSDTGNFGFGIQEHIDLGIKYDPSIGIYGLDFYVVLGRPGFSIADKKRRTGCIGAKHRISKEEAMRWFQQKVKLDVSQVKWWNVVLVNGVGIRGCKV; encoded by the exons ATGGCG CAGGATCAAGGGGAGAAGGAGAACCCCATGCGGGAACTTCGCATCCGCAAGCTCTGCCTCAACATCTGCGTGGGGGAGAGTGGAGACAGGCTGACCCGGGCAGCCAAGGTGCTGGAGCAGCTCACAGGCCAGACCCCTGTGTTCTCCAAAG CTAGATACACCGTCAGATCCTTTGGcatcagaagaaatgaaaaaattgccGTCCATTGCACAGTCCGTGGGGCCAAGGCAGAAGAAATCCTGGAGAAAGGTCTGAAG GTGCGAGAGTATGagttaagaaaaaataacttctcAGACACTGGCAACTTTGGCTTTGGAATCCAAGAACACATCGATCTGGGGATCAAATATGACCCAAGCATTGGTATCTACGGCCTGGACTTCTATGTG GTGCTGGGTAGGCCAGGTTTCAGCATCGCAGACAAGAAGCGCAGGACAGGCTGCATTGGGGCCAAACACAGAATCAGCAAAGAGGAGGCCATGCGCTGGTTCCAGCAGAAGGTAAAGCTTGATGTGTCTCAGGTGAAGTGGTGGAATGTGGTGTTGGTGAATGGAGTTGGGATTCGGGGATGCAAAGTCTAG